TCGTCCCGGAAGCCTGCCGCGCCGCCAGCTCTGGATGCACCGCCGCCAAGCGCGGGCGTAGATCGGGACGGGCTCGGGCGAGACGCTGCAGGAATGTCGTCTGCGAGTTGGCCACTTCGGTCCACGAGCCAGCGTTCGCGCCCGAGGTCGCTACCGGTTGGGGCGACGGCTGAGAGAGGTAGAGTTCCTCGCGAAGATTCTGCCCGCGGGCGCCTGAAGGGGTCACGAGCGAGTCGTCGAACACTAGCCGGAAGATGCCGCTGTCGATGACGGTGTTGGCGCCAATGGGATGGGAGAGGACGAGCACTTCCACGTCATCCAGGGTCACCGGCGGCACCTGGGAGACGGAATCGTAGACGGTGAATGTGGGAATGTCCCAGAGCCGTGGCTGGAGAGAATAGGTCCAAGAGCGGCCATCGTCGTTGGGCCACAGGTTCTCCAGGGTGGGATCAGGAGGTGGCGTCGTCCCCACCGGCGTGTCCTCCTCGCAGGCCCAGACGAAGCCGAGGCAAGCGAGGACGAGAAGAAGACGTTCCGAGCGCGCGGGGAGCATCCTGCACCTCCGGACCTTCAACGGCTGCTCTCGAAGTGGGCGAAATCGATCAAGAAGGTGGCGCCCAGGAGGATCGCCTTCGTCGTCGCATCGAAGCCGGCAGGGAAGGAGATCCCGAAAGTGTCGGCCTCGGTGAACCCCTCACGCAGGATGCCGCCCCAGCGCTTGCCGATCCTGCCGAGGGTGCGTCCGTCCTGGCGTACTTCGAAAGTCCACGGGTGCAGGAGCGGGCCGTAGAGCTGGCAGATCTCGCGGCCTGTGGCGTCGAACACGGAGTAGATCCGCCGCAAAAAAGAGAAGCGGCGCTGTACCCGGCCGAGCGCGCGGCCGGTGACGTCGGCCACTTGGATCTCGGTGAAATAGAACCGGAA
The sequence above is a segment of the Candidatus Krumholzibacteriia bacterium genome. Coding sequences within it:
- a CDS encoding phospholipid scramblase-related protein; amino-acid sequence: MAQPGVKEAMQLLQQAKELVVVQKKEWGEILTELERRNKYRVFGADGQEMLRAQEVGGSFLTRLLLRSWRPFRMALSTPDDRTMLQLYRPFRFYFTEIQVADVTGRALGRVQRRFSFLRRIYSVFDATGREICQLYGPLLHPWTFEVRQDGRTLGRIGKRWGGILREGFTEADTFGISFPAGFDATTKAILLGATFLIDFAHFESSR